The Apibacter raozihei DNA segment TCAAGTGTGAATCTAAACCTATGAGAAGTTGTTAATATTATTGAAGCATTTGTTGCCTTAATAATTTTATTTAAGGATTCTACTGCAATATCTTTAAATATATAAAAACCATCATTTGAAACTTCAGGTTTCTTCCAAGAAGCTGCTGAAACCATTACTCCGTCAATATCCAATAAGATATGCATACACAAAGATATGTATTTTATGTATGTTATAAGTATAAATATATAAAAACCAGATTTTAAGCGAATATAAATTATTTCTTTTTGACAAAAAACTTGTTATAATTAAAAATGTATTAACTTTGTTTTTCAAAGTGCTTTATAAATTTAATTTCTTTTAAACAAAATATGATGAAACATAGAAATTTTACACACTATCTTATAGTACTAATAATCATAACTATATTAAAATTAATATATAAATATTCGGAAATGGATGATCTTCACTTTCTTCTGGAACCAACAAGCAAAATCGTCGGTTTCCTCAACAATTCATCTTCAATTTTTATCAAGGACGCCGGATATTACCACGAAAGTTTAAATATAATAATCAATAAATCCTGTTCCGGATTTAACTTTTTAATCTTATGTTTTGCTATCCATATATTCTCAATAATTCCTTTACTATATACTGCTCAACAGCGAGTGTATGCATTTTTCATATTGTTTGTAGGTAGTTATTTTTTAACGATAGTTATTAATTCTTGCCGAATAGTACTTATTATTTTACTAAATAAACTCTTGGTTGCTTACGGATTTTCCATCAACTGGATGCATCAGGCTGCCGGAACTTTTGTATATCTATTTTTCCTCATAGTTATTTACTTAACTTTTAATCACTTAATCGCTCGATTCGCTTTTATTAAATCAATGAAAAACGATGAAAAATTTGCTTAATCCTAAGTGGCTTTTGTTTATAAACAGCCTACCTGTAATTATATTGTTTATTCTTCTGAAAAATAACTATGATACAATTCTAAGCCTTCTTGATGAGTCATCAATAAAAACGGCTCATTATATAGGCACATTCTTATTACTCATAGGAATAGTAAATCTGATTTATGCACTATTCAGCATTTTCAAAAAAAAGAAAGTTTCTTTATATTGTGGTATTTTCTCACTTATAATCAATATTTTGTTTCTATATATTTTCACACAATACTTCAGGGATATTTTCCTGTTTTCAATTCCCCAATGGATGATTTCTGAATATATACAACTTTATCCCTGGACTTTTCTAATGCCTTCTCTTTTTTATTCTTTATTAGTAATTGTGCTACGACTTACACCTGAAAATAAAACTTACAGTGTTTGGCAAAGTTTTTTATATGCTGTACTGATTCCTGTTTTCTGGTTTTTAATTATTCAAGTAATTATTCCTCTACGACTAAATTTGCCTTACAATTTCAGCGAACATCTTACCATAGTCTTTATCATTGTTACTATACTTTTATTCTTTTTTTTACTGATACGGGGAATTTATATTCTTACCTTAAGAAAAAATGAACTATGGAAAAAATATGAATTACTATGGAAAATTCCTGTCGCTTTAATTTTACCTCTTCTAGGGTTGTATATTAATAATTCTGAATTTAAACATTGGAATTGGACCTTATTTAATCAAAAAGGAGGTATTTTTGGAGATTTCAATAGTCTATGGTTTTATATTCTGGCAATCATTAATGGATCTTTGATTTGTATTCCTGATGCAAAAAAAACCAACACCCGATTGCTTCTTTTTCTAGGAAAAAGTATAACCTTTGCTTATACCTTGTACTTTTTTCTAGTATTTATTCCTTTTCTCCCTTTATCCATATTTGCTATAGTCATTTTGGGTCTCGGTTTTTTACTACTCACTCCTCTTATTTTATTTATTCTCTATATTCATGAACTATCTAAAGATTTCCTATTTCTACAACAATATTATTCAAAAAATATTCTTCGAATAACTTCTTTCTTAGCATTCTTACTCATACCCACATTCATTACTATTGTTTACCTAAACGACCGTAAAAATCTAAATGAAGCACTAGATTATGTATATCATCCGGATTATTCACAAGAATACTCTATTGATACTCAATCTTTATCTAAATCACTTCAAACAATCAAGTATTATAAACAAAAAAACAACAATACATTACTAAGTACTAGCAATATACCCTATTTATCTTCTTATTTTAATTGGTTGGTATTAGATAATCTTACACTTAGTGATACTAAAATCGATTATTTAGAACAAATATTTTTCGGATATAATAAAGATGAAAACAGGGGTATTGCACAAAACACTTTTATCCCTACTCTATCTAAAGACTCTGTAAAAATTTCAAATATTGAAGTCAAGAGCCATTTTGATATTCAACAAAAAGCATGGAAAAGCTCAGTTGACTTTAAAATTACCAATTATACAAATTCTAGAACGGCAGAATACCAAACCTTTTTTGAACTTCCAGCTGGTTGTTGGATAAGTAATTATTATCTATATGTAAACGATCGAAAAGAATCAGGGATTTTAGCTGAAAAAAAATCTGCTTTATGGGTTTATTCGCAAATTGTTAATTATAGACAAGATCCGGGGATTTTGTATTATCTTACAGGAAATAAAATTGCTTTTCGGGTTTTTCCATTTTTAGAAAATGAAACACGAAAAACAGGGATAGAGTTTATACATAAGGACCCCATACAATTGTCTATTGACGGACATGCTATTCAGTTAGGGAAAGTTCAGTATAACAACCAACTTATTGAAAGTGCTAATAAAAATATTCTATACATTCCTGCCGAAAGAAAACAGTTTCTTTCTAAGGTGCAAAGAAAACCTTATTATCATTTTATTATTGATATTTCCTCGGACAGCAAACAGGCTAAAAACAACTATATACAAAGAATTGAATCTTTGCTTTCCAGAAATTATTTAGACGTATCTAAGACTCGAATATCTTTAGTAAACAGCTATATTTCTCCAGTATATTCTGCTAATGATAATTGGCCAAATGTCCTAAAAAATGAACATAATAAAGGGGGATTTTTTTTAGACAGGGCTATTAAGAGTCTTCTTG contains these protein-coding regions:
- the xrtK gene encoding exosortase K, with the protein product MKHRNFTHYLIVLIIITILKLIYKYSEMDDLHFLLEPTSKIVGFLNNSSSIFIKDAGYYHESLNIIINKSCSGFNFLILCFAIHIFSIIPLLYTAQQRVYAFFILFVGSYFLTIVINSCRIVLIILLNKLLVAYGFSINWMHQAAGTFVYLFFLIVIYLTFNHLIARFAFIKSMKNDEKFA
- a CDS encoding MSEP-CTERM sorting domain-containing protein, whose amino-acid sequence is MKNLLNPKWLLFINSLPVIILFILLKNNYDTILSLLDESSIKTAHYIGTFLLLIGIVNLIYALFSIFKKKKVSLYCGIFSLIINILFLYIFTQYFRDIFLFSIPQWMISEYIQLYPWTFLMPSLFYSLLVIVLRLTPENKTYSVWQSFLYAVLIPVFWFLIIQVIIPLRLNLPYNFSEHLTIVFIIVTILLFFFLLIRGIYILTLRKNELWKKYELLWKIPVALILPLLGLYINNSEFKHWNWTLFNQKGGIFGDFNSLWFYILAIINGSLICIPDAKKTNTRLLLFLGKSITFAYTLYFFLVFIPFLPLSIFAIVILGLGFLLLTPLILFILYIHELSKDFLFLQQYYSKNILRITSFLAFLLIPTFITIVYLNDRKNLNEALDYVYHPDYSQEYSIDTQSLSKSLQTIKYYKQKNNNTLLSTSNIPYLSSYFNWLVLDNLTLSDTKIDYLEQIFFGYNKDENRGIAQNTFIPTLSKDSVKISNIEVKSHFDIQQKAWKSSVDFKITNYTNSRTAEYQTFFELPAGCWISNYYLYVNDRKESGILAEKKSALWVYSQIVNYRQDPGILYYLTGNKIAFRVFPFLENETRKTGIEFIHKDPIQLSIDGHAIQLGKVQYNNQLIESANKNILYIPAERKQFLSKVQRKPYYHFIIDISSDSKQAKNNYIQRIESLLSRNYLDVSKTRISLVNSYISPVYSANDNWPNVLKNEHNKGGFFLDRAIKSLLVNTYLKTEEIYPIIVIVTDSLENAIIENNFADLSFTFPESSIFYHLDKNGVLNSHSLISNPKIILERNIYPDFTAEVLAYPNVEKPIGYLTDDDSACYLLKKEMISLNEAELKAKDWNSSLEIQGVWMSQIINPKAFKENSTQLVKYSFLAKIMNPATSFIVVENEAQKAVLKNKQNQVLKSNQALDFDDETERMSEPGIILLFIFLLIFILIKKKKVRLN
- a CDS encoding HAD domain-containing protein produces the protein MHILLDIDGVMVSAASWKKPEVSNDGFYIFKDIAVESLNKIIKATNASIILTTSHRFRFTLEQWNKVFASRNIFVSVDRFES